The uncultured Hyphomonas sp. genome includes a window with the following:
- a CDS encoding YicC/YloC family endoribonuclease: MSVLSGMTGFARVAGEAEWGSWAWEAKSVNGRGLDVRVNYPPGFEALDRAIKSAAPKFFKRGSLQVALRIDLASGADTATINNSLLDALAAAVEKRTGTALSGDVFASLMNVKGVVEPGASSLRDLAGNEAITRLLAQAGEEALQALQAERQREGSMLAELLEGLVASMEAHWRQAGDLAGTQPALLKERLTKQLDELDPDGRVDKDRMAAEIALSAAKADVREELDRLSAHFASARELLAGGSPVGRKLDFLAQELNREANTLCSKSISLDLTNAGLGLKGLIDQFKEQAANVE; this comes from the coding sequence ATGAGCGTACTTTCGGGGATGACCGGTTTTGCCCGTGTCGCGGGTGAGGCCGAATGGGGCAGCTGGGCCTGGGAGGCGAAGAGCGTCAACGGCCGCGGGCTGGACGTGCGCGTGAATTATCCGCCGGGATTCGAAGCGCTTGATCGCGCCATCAAGTCCGCTGCGCCAAAATTCTTCAAGCGCGGATCCCTGCAGGTCGCGCTCCGGATTGACCTCGCAAGCGGTGCCGACACGGCAACTATCAACAATTCGCTTCTCGATGCGCTGGCGGCTGCTGTTGAGAAGCGGACGGGCACGGCTTTGTCGGGTGACGTGTTCGCGAGCCTGATGAACGTCAAGGGTGTCGTGGAGCCGGGGGCCTCCAGTCTCCGCGATCTGGCAGGGAATGAAGCTATCACCAGGTTGCTGGCCCAGGCAGGCGAAGAAGCGCTACAGGCTCTGCAAGCCGAGCGACAGCGCGAGGGCAGTATGCTGGCAGAGTTGCTGGAAGGCCTTGTCGCCAGCATGGAGGCCCACTGGCGCCAGGCTGGTGATCTGGCCGGCACCCAGCCGGCCCTGCTCAAGGAGCGCCTCACAAAGCAGCTGGACGAGCTCGATCCCGATGGCCGGGTCGACAAGGACCGGATGGCGGCAGAGATCGCGCTCAGCGCGGCCAAGGCGGATGTACGTGAGGAACTCGACCGGCTGAGTGCGCATTTCGCCTCGGCACGGGAACTGCTCGCAGGCGGCTCACCGGTCGGCCGGAAACTGGACTTCCTGGCGCAGGAACTCAACCGCGAGGCCAACACGCTCTGCTCGAAATCCATCAGCCTCGATTTGACGAATGCGGGACTCGGTCTCAAAGGGCTTATCGACCAGTTCAAGGAGCAGGCCGCCAATGTCGAATAG
- the gmk gene encoding guanylate kinase: protein MSNSGHPKDSGTRRGLMLVLSSPSGAGKTTLARKLIEEFHDVKLSVSATTREPRPGEEDGKDYFFRSEQMFQEMIERREFLEWAHVFDKYYGTPKADTVARLEAGEDVLFDVDWQGADALHDQMPNDVVSVFILPPSISALEQRLAARPGSTPEIVARRMEDAKREIMHWRRYDYVIVNEDLEVAYQRLRRILLVERLKRLRQLDLENHVRRLLGEA from the coding sequence ATGTCGAATAGCGGACACCCAAAAGACAGCGGAACGCGCCGGGGGCTGATGCTGGTCCTCTCCAGCCCGTCGGGCGCCGGCAAGACGACGCTGGCCCGTAAGCTGATCGAAGAGTTTCACGATGTGAAACTGTCGGTCTCCGCCACGACGCGTGAGCCTCGTCCCGGAGAAGAAGACGGGAAGGATTATTTCTTCCGCAGCGAACAGATGTTCCAGGAAATGATTGAGCGTCGCGAGTTTCTGGAATGGGCGCATGTCTTCGACAAGTATTACGGAACGCCGAAAGCTGACACGGTCGCACGGCTGGAAGCCGGAGAGGATGTGCTCTTCGACGTCGACTGGCAGGGCGCCGATGCGCTGCATGACCAGATGCCGAACGATGTCGTCTCCGTGTTCATCCTGCCGCCCAGTATCAGCGCACTGGAACAGCGGCTGGCGGCCCGGCCCGGCTCAACACCGGAAATCGTCGCCCGCCGCATGGAAGATGCCAAGCGCGAGATCATGCACTGGCGCCGCTATGACTATGTCATCGTCAATGAAGATCTTGAAGTCGCCTATCAGCGGCTCCGCCGGATCCTGCTGGTCGAGCGTCTCAAACGCCTGCGCCAGCTGGACCTTGAAAACCATGTCCGCCGCCTTCTGGGTGAGGCCTGA
- a CDS encoding NADP-dependent isocitrate dehydrogenase produces MAKIKVKNPIVEMDGDEMTRIIWQLIKDKLIHPYLDVDLKYYDLSIQKRDETDDQITIDAANATKQYGVAVKCATITPDEARVEEFGLKKMWRSPNGTIRNILGGVVFREPIVISNIPRLVPGWTRPVVVGRHAFGDQYKATDFLVPGKGKLTMKWEAEDGSDTKEYEVFDFPSAGIAMGMYNLDESIRDFARASMNYGLQRKWPVYLSTKNTILKAYDGRFKDIFQEVFDNEFADKFAEFGGTYEHRLIDDMVAACMKWSGGYVWACKNYDGDVQSDTVAQGYGSLGLMTSVLMSPDGNTVEAEAAHGTVTRHYRNHQKGEATSTNSIASIYAWTQGLDHRGRMDGTPEVREFAQTLEKTIVETVEAGFMTKDLALLVGPDQGYLTTEGFIEKVAENFEKAMSKA; encoded by the coding sequence ATGGCGAAAATCAAGGTCAAGAACCCGATCGTCGAGATGGACGGGGACGAAATGACCCGCATCATCTGGCAGCTTATCAAGGACAAGCTGATCCACCCCTACCTGGACGTCGACCTGAAATATTACGACCTGTCGATCCAGAAGCGCGACGAAACCGACGACCAGATCACCATCGACGCCGCCAACGCCACCAAGCAATACGGCGTGGCTGTGAAGTGCGCGACGATCACGCCGGACGAAGCCCGTGTGGAAGAGTTCGGCCTGAAGAAGATGTGGCGCTCGCCGAACGGCACGATCCGCAACATCCTCGGCGGCGTTGTGTTCCGCGAGCCCATCGTGATCTCGAACATCCCGCGCCTCGTCCCGGGCTGGACCCGCCCGGTCGTCGTTGGCCGTCACGCTTTCGGTGACCAGTACAAGGCCACCGACTTCCTCGTGCCTGGCAAAGGCAAGCTGACCATGAAATGGGAAGCCGAGGACGGTTCCGACACCAAGGAATACGAAGTGTTCGACTTCCCGTCGGCCGGTATCGCCATGGGCATGTACAACCTCGACGAGTCGATCCGCGACTTCGCCCGCGCCAGCATGAACTACGGCCTGCAACGCAAGTGGCCGGTCTACCTGTCGACCAAGAACACCATCCTCAAAGCCTATGATGGCCGCTTCAAGGACATCTTCCAGGAAGTGTTCGACAACGAATTCGCCGACAAGTTCGCTGAATTCGGCGGCACCTATGAGCACCGCCTGATCGACGATATGGTTGCAGCCTGCATGAAATGGTCCGGCGGCTATGTCTGGGCCTGTAAGAACTATGACGGCGACGTCCAGTCCGACACGGTTGCCCAGGGCTACGGCTCGCTCGGCCTGATGACCTCGGTTCTGATGAGCCCGGATGGCAATACGGTCGAAGCGGAAGCCGCCCACGGCACAGTCACCCGCCACTACCGCAACCACCAGAAGGGCGAAGCAACCTCGACCAACTCGATCGCTTCGATCTACGCCTGGACCCAAGGCCTCGACCATCGCGGCCGGATGGATGGAACGCCGGAAGTACGGGAATTCGCGCAAACGCTGGAGAAGACCATCGTCGAGACGGTCGAAGCCGGCTTCATGACGAAAGACCTCGCCCTCCTCGTGGGCCCGGATCAGGGATACCTGACCACCGAAGGCTTCATCGAGAAAGTCGCCGAGAACTTCGAAAAAGCCATGTCGAAGGCCTGA
- a CDS encoding TrmH family RNA methyltransferase: MADHRSPAIILHSPQLGENIGAAARVMRNFGLTDLRLVTPRDGWPNPAADTMSAGAFEAGVTVTVHETLQDALEGITWLAAATARLRGIEKRVGDAQGAAEVAHERLGTGKSAIMFGAEKSGLPNDAVAVADFLMTYPVDVDFKSLNLAQAVCVFCAEWGKLAIGPRADEGDNKAGLGDLAPRDELYRMFEHFEEELERAGYFFPPEKTPLMKDNLRAALIRADWTRQEVQTFRGAIKALALGRGKARVIRDD, from the coding sequence ATGGCAGATCACCGCAGCCCGGCCATCATTCTCCACTCGCCCCAATTGGGCGAAAATATCGGCGCGGCTGCGCGTGTCATGCGCAACTTTGGTCTGACGGATCTGCGCCTCGTCACGCCGCGCGACGGCTGGCCGAATCCGGCCGCTGACACCATGTCGGCCGGCGCTTTCGAGGCGGGCGTGACCGTGACTGTGCATGAAACACTACAGGATGCGCTGGAGGGCATCACCTGGCTCGCGGCGGCGACGGCGCGGCTGCGGGGGATCGAGAAGCGGGTGGGCGATGCCCAGGGCGCGGCTGAGGTGGCGCATGAGCGGCTCGGCACCGGCAAATCGGCGATCATGTTCGGGGCGGAGAAGTCCGGCCTGCCGAACGATGCAGTTGCAGTGGCCGATTTCCTGATGACCTATCCCGTGGATGTGGATTTCAAGAGCCTGAACCTCGCCCAAGCCGTCTGTGTGTTCTGCGCGGAGTGGGGCAAGCTCGCCATCGGACCGCGCGCCGACGAGGGGGACAACAAGGCCGGCCTGGGAGACCTGGCGCCGCGCGACGAACTCTACCGCATGTTCGAGCATTTCGAGGAAGAGCTTGAAAGAGCGGGATATTTCTTCCCGCCAGAGAAGACGCCGCTGATGAAGGACAATCTCCGCGCCGCCCTGATCCGGGCGGACTGGACCCGCCAGGAAGTGCAGACGTTCCGGGGCGCGATCAAGGCGCTGGCGCTCGGCCGGGGCAAGGCGCGGGTGATCCGTGACGACTGA
- a CDS encoding TIGR03862 family flavoprotein: MTTDRVAVIGSGPAGLMAAEVLSNAGVGVDVYEAMPSAGRKFLMAGKSGLNISHTGSGHDVLMRYHDYSGLFPDQIGAFGPDEVTAWMEGLGMPAHVGPTGRIFPQSMKASPLLRAWLRRLAERGVRLHLKHRWTGWAPDGALTFDTPEGMVTVTPAATVFALGGGSWRRLGSDGAWAGLFEQAGIAVAPFRPSNCGFTVDWSDRMREQFAGAPVKGVQLSAGDQATREEFAVTARGIESGGVYTLSAALRDEIEAGGSATLWLDLLPDMEAGEIASRLAAAPAKQSLSNRLRKALKLTGVKAALLFECVDRDALNDPAGGAEAIKALPLKLTGTVPLDEAISTAGGVRWDALDERLMLKEKPGHFCAGEMLAWDAPTGGYLITACMATGKAAGRGVLAWLAD, translated from the coding sequence GTGACGACTGATCGCGTCGCTGTCATTGGCTCCGGCCCGGCAGGCCTGATGGCTGCTGAAGTGCTGTCGAACGCCGGTGTCGGCGTCGACGTTTACGAGGCGATGCCGAGCGCAGGCCGCAAGTTCCTGATGGCCGGAAAAAGCGGACTGAACATATCTCATACCGGATCAGGTCATGACGTCCTCATGCGATACCATGACTATAGCGGACTATTCCCTGACCAGATCGGAGCTTTCGGGCCGGACGAGGTGACCGCCTGGATGGAAGGTCTTGGGATGCCCGCGCATGTCGGCCCGACCGGCCGGATCTTCCCGCAATCGATGAAGGCCTCCCCGCTGCTCCGCGCCTGGCTGAGGCGTCTGGCGGAGCGGGGTGTTCGGCTTCACCTGAAACACCGCTGGACGGGGTGGGCACCGGATGGCGCGCTCACATTCGACACACCGGAGGGCATGGTGACGGTCACCCCCGCCGCAACGGTCTTCGCCCTCGGCGGCGGCAGCTGGCGGCGGCTCGGGTCGGACGGCGCGTGGGCTGGGCTGTTCGAACAGGCGGGAATCGCGGTGGCCCCATTCAGGCCATCCAATTGCGGGTTCACGGTCGACTGGTCGGACCGGATGCGGGAGCAGTTCGCCGGCGCGCCGGTGAAAGGCGTGCAGCTCTCGGCTGGCGATCAGGCGACGCGCGAGGAATTCGCGGTCACGGCGCGCGGCATTGAGAGTGGCGGCGTCTATACGCTGTCCGCTGCCCTTCGCGATGAGATCGAAGCGGGCGGCAGCGCGACGCTATGGCTGGACCTGTTGCCGGATATGGAGGCTGGGGAGATTGCGAGCCGGCTGGCGGCGGCCCCAGCGAAACAGTCCCTGTCCAACCGGCTGCGCAAGGCGTTGAAGCTCACCGGTGTGAAAGCGGCGCTGTTGTTCGAGTGCGTGGACCGCGACGCGCTGAACGATCCGGCCGGGGGGGCGGAGGCGATCAAGGCGTTGCCGCTGAAGCTGACCGGCACGGTGCCGCTGGATGAGGCAATTTCCACGGCGGGCGGTGTGCGCTGGGACGCGCTGGACGAGCGGCTGATGCTGAAAGAAAAACCCGGGCATTTCTGCGCGGGCGAGATGCTCGCGTGGGATGCGCCAACAGGGGGCTATCTGATCACGGCCTGCATGGCGACGGGCAAGGCGGCGGGACGCGGCGTGCTGGCGTGGCTTGCCGATTGA
- a CDS encoding crotonase/enoyl-CoA hydratase family protein codes for MPVEYEKKGHVAIITMNRPEARNAINGEMAQTMEAALDQMESDPEVWVGILTAVGKAFCAGADLKEISAGNGAALSTKKGGFAGIARRERTKPLIAAITGSALAGGTEVALSCDMIICADDTNFGLPEVKRSLVAGAGGLFRLPRVIGKAMALEVILTGDPLPAQRAYELGMVNKVAPEAEVMSEAEKLAARITANAPLAVAASRSVAIEATSKTDDELWKDSGKAFAGIVGTEDFKEGPKAFIEKRAPVWKGK; via the coding sequence ATGCCAGTCGAATATGAGAAAAAGGGCCACGTCGCCATCATCACGATGAACCGTCCGGAAGCCCGTAACGCCATCAATGGCGAAATGGCCCAGACGATGGAAGCCGCACTCGACCAGATGGAATCCGACCCGGAAGTCTGGGTGGGTATCCTCACGGCCGTCGGCAAGGCCTTCTGCGCCGGCGCTGATCTGAAAGAAATCTCGGCTGGCAACGGCGCCGCCCTTTCAACCAAGAAAGGCGGCTTTGCAGGGATTGCAAGACGTGAGCGCACGAAGCCGCTCATCGCGGCCATCACCGGCTCGGCCCTCGCAGGCGGCACGGAAGTCGCCCTTTCCTGCGACATGATCATCTGCGCGGACGATACGAATTTCGGTCTGCCGGAAGTGAAGCGCTCGCTCGTCGCCGGTGCCGGCGGTCTGTTCCGCCTGCCGCGCGTGATCGGCAAGGCCATGGCGCTGGAAGTCATCCTGACAGGCGATCCGCTGCCGGCTCAGCGCGCCTATGAGCTTGGCATGGTCAACAAGGTGGCCCCGGAAGCCGAAGTGATGTCCGAAGCCGAAAAGCTCGCCGCCCGCATCACGGCCAATGCCCCGCTCGCCGTCGCCGCCAGCCGGTCGGTCGCGATCGAGGCCACGTCCAAGACCGATGACGAACTCTGGAAAGACAGCGGCAAGGCCTTCGCCGGCATCGTCGGCACCGAAGACTTCAAGGAAGGCCCGAAAGCCTTCATCGAAAAACGCGCCCCCGTCTGGAAGGGGAAGTAA
- a CDS encoding acyl-CoA dehydrogenase family protein, producing the protein MELNLSPEYEAFRQDVNRILTENAHLAPGPEDRGMKHPKRLAWQKFLIENGLTARTIPKEYGGYGAEPDLLKSRIIAEEFARTGITRPMGGQGISMLVPTLLELGTPEQKEAYIRPTLHGEMIWCQGYSEPGAGSDLAALRTAAVEDGDDFIINGQKIWTSTAKQADMIFCLVRTDPDAKKHHGISYVLFSMDTPGIEVRPLVDMTENANFNEVFFTDVRVPQSGIVFEKNKGWQVANATLTHERGMLGDPNATKARFLELVELMKTETLNGERLIDNPLLRDRLLKLQGEVYAMQANGLRVTTARLKQESAGLAGLIVKLQGCELNHQIAGLAIDALGELGILYGEGDHLKADGSWQWRYMYDLGLIIGGGTAQIQKNIISERGLGMPREPKPAKV; encoded by the coding sequence ATGGAACTGAATCTAAGCCCCGAATACGAAGCCTTCCGGCAGGACGTGAACCGTATCCTGACGGAGAATGCCCATCTGGCCCCCGGCCCGGAAGACAGAGGGATGAAACATCCCAAACGTCTCGCCTGGCAGAAATTCCTGATCGAGAACGGACTGACCGCCCGGACGATCCCGAAGGAATATGGCGGCTATGGCGCCGAGCCTGATCTGCTGAAGTCCCGTATCATCGCGGAAGAGTTCGCCCGCACGGGCATCACGCGGCCGATGGGCGGGCAGGGCATTTCCATGCTGGTGCCGACCCTGCTGGAGCTGGGCACGCCGGAGCAGAAGGAAGCCTATATCCGCCCCACACTGCATGGCGAGATGATCTGGTGTCAGGGCTATTCCGAGCCGGGCGCGGGCTCTGACCTCGCCGCTCTGCGCACGGCTGCGGTGGAAGACGGCGACGATTTCATCATCAATGGCCAAAAGATCTGGACCTCCACCGCGAAGCAGGCGGACATGATCTTCTGCCTTGTGCGGACAGATCCGGATGCGAAGAAGCATCACGGCATCAGCTATGTGTTGTTCTCCATGGATACGCCCGGCATTGAAGTGCGCCCGCTGGTCGACATGACCGAGAATGCGAACTTCAACGAAGTCTTCTTCACTGACGTGCGCGTGCCACAGAGCGGCATCGTGTTCGAGAAGAACAAGGGCTGGCAGGTGGCGAACGCCACGCTGACGCATGAGCGCGGCATGCTGGGGGATCCGAACGCGACCAAGGCGCGGTTCCTGGAACTCGTCGAGCTGATGAAGACCGAGACGCTGAATGGCGAGCGTCTGATCGACAATCCGCTGCTGCGTGACCGTCTGCTGAAGCTGCAGGGCGAAGTCTATGCGATGCAGGCAAATGGCCTGCGCGTGACGACGGCCCGCCTGAAGCAGGAGAGCGCGGGGCTCGCCGGTCTGATCGTGAAGCTGCAGGGCTGTGAGCTGAACCACCAGATTGCGGGGCTCGCCATCGATGCGCTGGGCGAACTCGGCATTCTCTATGGGGAGGGCGATCATCTGAAGGCGGACGGGTCCTGGCAGTGGCGCTACATGTACGACCTCGGCCTGATTATCGGCGGCGGCACAGCGCAGATCCAGAAGAACATCATCTCCGAACGCGGCCTCGGCATGCCGCGCGAACCCAAGCCGGCAAAGGTGTAA
- a CDS encoding acyl-CoA dehydrogenase family protein produces MEFALSEDQRMLQDTISGYLKDNASLDTIRKIADSDAEAKAGLDAGLAEMGIMGLHVPEAMGGSGLGVLEACLVQEALGYTVAPSGFLAATVAADLLAKDHDNYASGIADGEKVFGLALTELSSRRDGAGVKAENGRLSGTSLLADVPTGASHVLVADTSGSFHVVGDWSAAPMRTIDRTRAFQQLSFDGTPAEASTQPDPSALAVARLLIAADTLGAAQAMLDKAVEYAKERKQFGRVIGSFQAVKHLCAEMAAKLEPARALVWHAAYAMDTKDPEALVMANLAKAHLAEVGTFVAKTATEVHGGMGFTDLLGLHYWFKRVGVNRQLFGSPEQVRQTAAELQGFVAA; encoded by the coding sequence ATGGAATTCGCACTCTCAGAAGACCAGCGCATGCTGCAGGATACGATCAGCGGATACCTGAAGGACAATGCGTCGCTCGATACGATCCGCAAGATTGCCGATAGTGATGCGGAGGCAAAAGCCGGGCTGGATGCCGGGCTCGCCGAGATGGGCATCATGGGCCTGCACGTACCGGAGGCGATGGGCGGCTCAGGCCTTGGCGTGCTGGAAGCCTGCCTTGTGCAGGAGGCGCTCGGTTACACCGTGGCGCCATCGGGCTTCCTCGCGGCGACGGTCGCGGCGGACCTGCTGGCGAAGGACCATGATAATTATGCAAGCGGCATTGCGGATGGGGAAAAGGTGTTTGGCCTCGCCCTGACGGAACTTTCCTCGCGCCGCGATGGTGCAGGCGTGAAGGCTGAAAATGGGCGCCTCAGCGGGACCAGCCTGCTCGCCGATGTGCCGACAGGCGCGAGCCATGTACTGGTCGCAGACACGAGCGGCAGCTTCCATGTTGTTGGCGACTGGTCCGCCGCCCCCATGCGGACGATTGACCGGACACGTGCTTTCCAGCAGCTCTCCTTCGACGGGACCCCGGCGGAGGCCAGCACGCAGCCTGACCCATCCGCGCTGGCCGTTGCCCGGTTGCTGATCGCTGCCGACACGCTCGGCGCCGCGCAGGCCATGCTCGACAAGGCGGTGGAGTATGCAAAGGAACGCAAGCAGTTCGGCCGCGTGATCGGTTCGTTCCAGGCGGTGAAGCATCTCTGCGCCGAAATGGCTGCAAAGCTCGAACCGGCAAGAGCGCTCGTCTGGCATGCAGCCTATGCGATGGACACGAAAGACCCGGAAGCCCTGGTTATGGCAAATCTCGCCAAGGCACATCTTGCGGAAGTCGGAACCTTCGTCGCGAAAACGGCAACCGAAGTACATGGCGGCATGGGCTTCACCGATCTTCTGGGCCTGCACTACTGGTTCAAACGGGTCGGCGTGAACCGCCAGCTGTTCGGCAGCCCGGAACAGGTGCGCCAGACTGCGGCCGAACTGCAGGGCTTCGTCGCCGCCTGA
- a CDS encoding LysR family transcriptional regulator, which translates to MMQAELFDWDKIRVFRTVAHLGSMSAAAIRLGGSVPTISRRVSDLEADLNTQLFHRSTRGIELTEAGSILLRHANVMADVMEAVEIDVADRQGTQTGIVRLDVDEALLAWWLAPQLPTFLRSHPGIDVRTSAWTPPTPEALNPADILTTLDRPVQSDLVTRRLGKVHYAIYAAPSHPAVEGGLTDLSDISAARCIFPQRLAHRITGSLTPANPLRQFCERSPVTNSLASALAECLSGAALCALPTFIETAYTDICRICPLPEVRDDIWLSFPERARRLERCMTVLDWLRGLLNAEAHPCFRQNPAQALRMEPAPPLRRQA; encoded by the coding sequence ATGATGCAGGCTGAACTATTTGACTGGGACAAAATCCGGGTGTTCCGGACGGTCGCCCATCTCGGCAGCATGAGCGCTGCAGCCATCCGGCTGGGCGGGTCCGTGCCAACCATAAGCCGCCGCGTCTCAGACCTTGAGGCGGACCTCAACACACAGCTGTTTCACCGCTCCACGCGCGGCATTGAGCTGACGGAAGCCGGCAGCATTCTCCTTCGCCATGCCAATGTGATGGCCGACGTGATGGAAGCTGTAGAGATTGATGTCGCAGACCGGCAAGGCACACAGACCGGCATTGTCCGCCTGGATGTGGACGAAGCCCTGCTGGCCTGGTGGCTGGCACCTCAACTACCAACATTCCTGCGCAGTCATCCGGGAATCGACGTGCGGACCAGCGCATGGACCCCGCCCACGCCGGAGGCACTCAATCCGGCAGATATTCTGACGACGCTGGACCGGCCGGTTCAGTCAGACCTGGTCACCCGCCGCCTCGGCAAGGTGCATTACGCCATCTATGCCGCGCCTTCGCATCCGGCTGTTGAGGGCGGTCTGACTGACCTTTCCGACATCAGCGCAGCACGATGCATCTTTCCGCAGAGACTGGCTCATCGGATTACCGGGAGCCTGACACCGGCGAATCCGCTCCGGCAATTCTGCGAACGTTCGCCGGTGACCAACAGCCTTGCCTCTGCCTTGGCGGAGTGCCTGTCCGGCGCCGCACTGTGCGCCCTGCCCACTTTCATCGAAACCGCGTACACGGATATTTGCCGCATCTGCCCGCTGCCGGAAGTACGAGACGACATATGGCTGTCGTTCCCGGAACGGGCGCGGCGGCTGGAACGCTGCATGACAGTTCTCGACTGGTTGCGCGGCCTGCTCAATGCTGAGGCGCATCCCTGTTTCCGGCAAAACCCGGCACAGGCCCTGCGCATGGAACCAGCACCTCCGCTGCGCCGTCAGGCCTGA
- a CDS encoding N-acetyltransferase produces the protein MTRPEVGKRGLQRPVPETAWERYSARPVRSLDELQMAAAIRAAVFMSEQACPYEEEYDGNDLCGTHFLLFDGAEPVGTLRVRWFADFAKLERIALLPRERGRMGLRVLLAEMFELVARKGYRRMLGQIQARLWPVWSRTFNCRLLPGRAPFWFSDYEYREIEIFVPEHPDALPMEADPYQIIRPEGAWDAPGVLDASAERAPGQDEAA, from the coding sequence ATGACGCGGCCGGAGGTGGGGAAACGGGGATTGCAGCGTCCGGTGCCGGAAACCGCCTGGGAGCGCTACAGCGCGCGCCCGGTCAGGTCGCTGGACGAGTTGCAGATGGCGGCCGCTATCCGCGCGGCGGTGTTCATGTCGGAACAGGCCTGTCCGTATGAAGAGGAATATGACGGCAACGATCTGTGCGGCACGCATTTCCTGCTATTCGATGGGGCAGAGCCGGTTGGCACATTGCGGGTGCGTTGGTTCGCGGATTTCGCCAAGCTGGAGCGGATCGCGCTGTTGCCGCGCGAACGGGGGCGCATGGGCCTGCGCGTCCTGCTGGCGGAAATGTTCGAACTGGTCGCGCGGAAAGGGTACCGGCGGATGCTCGGCCAGATCCAGGCGCGTCTCTGGCCGGTCTGGTCTCGCACGTTCAACTGCCGCCTCCTGCCGGGCCGGGCGCCGTTCTGGTTCTCGGATTATGAATACCGCGAGATCGAGATTTTCGTGCCAGAGCACCCGGATGCCCTGCCGATGGAAGCAGACCCCTACCAGATCATCCGCCCCGAAGGCGCCTGGGATGCTCCGGGTGTGCTTGATGCATCTGCCGAACGGGCGCCGGGGCAGGACGAAGCGGCGTAG